One window from the genome of Haloprofundus halobius encodes:
- the eif1A gene encoding translation initiation factor eIF-1A: protein MSEESGRRNLRMPNDNEMFAVVTEHNGGNHVRVRCNDGKERMGRIPGRMKYRTWINEGDVVLVEPWDWQDEKANIEWRYTDQDAEQLRQEGHIQ from the coding sequence ATGAGCGAGGAATCCGGGCGTCGAAACCTTCGAATGCCCAACGACAACGAGATGTTCGCGGTCGTCACAGAGCACAACGGCGGCAACCACGTCCGCGTCCGCTGCAACGACGGCAAAGAACGCATGGGCCGCATCCCCGGCCGCATGAAGTACCGCACGTGGATTAACGAGGGCGACGTCGTCCTCGTCGAACCGTGGGACTGGCAGGACGAGAAAGCCAACATCGAGTGGCGCTACACCGACCAGGACGCCGAGCAGCTCCGGCAAGAAGGCCACATCCAGTAA
- a CDS encoding glucose-6-phosphate isomerase, whose amino-acid sequence MYVDLGNVLDSTPGLSREQLERLDERVADAHERIERGRADAEHGYAALNLPETADPDEIRAAVEPFGDAEAVLTVGIGGSALGAATVSEALGGDVDAHFLDNVDPEDTARLLNSLPLGETAVNVVSRSGTTAETLANFLVVREAMASAGVDWTERTFVTTGEEGNLRELAEKHDLPALKVPDGVPGRFSALSTVGLACAAIQGHDLDAILAGAADEAEKLSGSLFDSPAYAYGAAAYALDRRGATVNAMMPYAESLEYFAEWFAQLWAESLGKEGVGQTPARALGATDQHSQLQLYRAGRHDKLVTLVRPREREDRPIPETDLEGLSYLGGSTLGELLDAEFEATEASLAAAGQPNVRVEIDRVDERGVGELLYGMEVACVLYGELENVSTFTQPAVEWGKRAARGLLGGGDFEEADAVSDKTRLEVE is encoded by the coding sequence ATGTACGTCGACCTCGGCAACGTTCTCGACTCGACGCCCGGACTGAGCCGCGAGCAGTTAGAGCGCCTCGACGAGCGCGTCGCCGACGCCCACGAGCGCATCGAGCGGGGCCGCGCCGACGCCGAGCACGGCTACGCTGCCCTCAATTTGCCGGAGACGGCCGACCCGGACGAGATTCGCGCCGCGGTCGAACCGTTCGGCGACGCCGAGGCCGTTTTGACCGTCGGCATCGGCGGCAGCGCCCTCGGCGCTGCGACCGTCTCGGAGGCGCTCGGCGGCGACGTCGACGCGCACTTCCTCGATAACGTCGACCCCGAGGACACGGCTCGGCTTCTAAACTCCCTGCCGCTCGGCGAGACGGCCGTAAACGTCGTCTCCCGCTCCGGAACGACCGCCGAGACGCTCGCGAACTTCCTCGTCGTCCGCGAGGCGATGGCGTCGGCGGGCGTCGACTGGACCGAGCGGACGTTCGTCACCACGGGTGAGGAAGGGAACCTCCGCGAACTGGCGGAGAAACACGACCTGCCTGCACTGAAGGTACCCGATGGGGTTCCGGGTCGCTTCTCGGCGCTCTCGACTGTGGGCCTCGCCTGCGCGGCGATTCAGGGTCACGACCTCGACGCGATTCTCGCGGGCGCGGCCGACGAGGCCGAGAAGCTGTCGGGGTCGCTGTTCGACTCCCCGGCGTATGCGTACGGCGCGGCCGCCTACGCGCTGGACCGCCGCGGCGCGACGGTCAACGCGATGATGCCCTACGCCGAATCACTAGAGTACTTCGCCGAGTGGTTCGCGCAACTGTGGGCCGAAAGTTTGGGCAAGGAGGGCGTCGGCCAGACGCCCGCTCGTGCGCTCGGTGCGACCGACCAGCACTCGCAACTGCAACTGTATCGGGCAGGGCGCCACGACAAACTCGTCACGCTCGTCCGACCGCGGGAGCGCGAGGACCGACCGATTCCCGAGACCGACCTCGAAGGGTTGTCGTACCTCGGCGGGTCGACGCTCGGCGAACTGCTGGACGCGGAGTTCGAGGCGACGGAGGCGAGTCTCGCCGCGGCGGGCCAGCCGAATGTCCGAGTGGAAATCGACCGCGTCGACGAGCGCGGTGTCGGCGAGTTGCTCTACGGGATGGAGGTCGCCTGCGTGCTCTACGGCGAACTGGAGAACGTCT
- a CDS encoding DUF5812 family protein, with translation MTDDESKEGTFLVTAADDETAVLKDVEDGQVHTLVSNPGVERHDAVEGVVAPDPPMNVTWQLVEVESRRPLRIEESSESPTTMARDLAAEQPVGELTRRERAGTGEIHVVTVPEETTEQAVADVLDDEEGLLSRAARLGVNRVEVRSSPGVVVVRYMP, from the coding sequence ATGACTGACGACGAATCCAAGGAAGGGACGTTTCTCGTCACCGCGGCGGACGACGAGACAGCCGTGTTGAAGGACGTCGAGGACGGGCAGGTGCACACGCTGGTGTCGAACCCCGGCGTCGAGCGGCACGACGCCGTCGAGGGCGTCGTCGCGCCCGACCCGCCGATGAACGTCACGTGGCAACTCGTCGAAGTCGAGTCGCGCCGTCCGCTCCGCATCGAGGAGAGCAGCGAGTCGCCGACGACGATGGCCCGCGATCTCGCCGCCGAGCAACCGGTGGGCGAACTGACGCGGCGAGAACGCGCCGGAACCGGTGAGATTCACGTCGTCACGGTGCCCGAGGAGACGACCGAACAAGCCGTCGCCGACGTGCTCGACGACGAGGAGGGACTGCTCTCGCGGGCGGCACGACTCGGTGTCAATCGGGTCGAAGTGCGGTCGTCGCCCGGCGTCGTCGTCGTGCGCTACATGCCCTAA
- the secF gene encoding protein translocase subunit SecF, producing MVAFDVPEVDFTRYTNRQLAAVPLTVLALALLVIAVTFATTGTPVALGTEFSGGTEVRLAVDAPDGQAEQVIRQAFDADIESIQSVPSDGTYVVTFGPDTDPAQLEQTVENPPNDAAERLEIQSLSTVSASFGGDTQLLALGGVVVAFLGMSIVVFVLFRTFVPSIAVVISAFSDVVIPVALMNLFGIELSLGTVAALLMLIGYSVDSDILLNSHVLRRSGDFYESTYRAMQTGVTMTLTSIAAMIVMAVTATLFGIQLLAAIGLILVFGLAADLMNTYMLNVTLLRWYKYEGVKR from the coding sequence ATGGTTGCATTCGACGTACCGGAGGTCGATTTCACCCGGTACACGAATCGTCAACTCGCGGCGGTTCCGCTCACGGTTCTCGCGCTCGCGCTTCTCGTTATCGCCGTGACGTTCGCGACGACGGGCACGCCCGTGGCGCTCGGAACCGAGTTCTCCGGCGGGACAGAGGTTCGACTCGCCGTCGACGCGCCCGACGGACAGGCCGAGCAGGTCATCCGGCAGGCGTTCGACGCCGACATCGAGTCGATTCAGTCCGTCCCCTCCGACGGGACGTACGTCGTCACCTTCGGCCCCGACACGGACCCCGCGCAGTTGGAACAAACGGTAGAGAACCCGCCGAACGATGCGGCCGAACGACTGGAGATTCAGAGTCTCTCGACGGTTTCCGCCAGCTTCGGCGGTGACACGCAGCTACTGGCGCTCGGCGGTGTGGTCGTCGCGTTCCTCGGGATGAGCATCGTCGTCTTCGTCCTGTTTCGGACGTTCGTCCCGTCTATCGCCGTCGTCATCTCGGCGTTCTCGGACGTGGTCATCCCGGTGGCGCTGATGAACCTCTTCGGCATCGAACTGTCGCTCGGGACCGTCGCCGCGCTGTTGATGCTCATCGGCTACAGCGTCGACTCGGACATCCTCCTGAACAGCCACGTACTGCGGCGGTCGGGCGACTTCTACGAGTCGACGTACCGCGCGATGCAGACGGGTGTCACGATGACGCTCACCTCGATAGCGGCGATGATCGTGATGGCCGTCACGGCGACGCTGTTCGGCATCCAACTGTTGGCCGCCATCGGGTTGATTCTCGTCTTCGGACTGGCCGCCGACCTGATGAACACGTACATGCTGAACGTGACCCTGCTTCGCTGGTACAAGTACGAGGGGGTGAAACGATGA